The Anomalospiza imberbis isolate Cuckoo-Finch-1a 21T00152 chromosome 27, ASM3175350v1, whole genome shotgun sequence genome segment CAGCGTGTGGGATGTCAGCTCGTACGGCCCTACCTGGGGACAGCGGCGTCAGGGACAGGGACGCGCcgggcacagccacagctgtgccTCAGTTTACCTGGGGGGGGCGGGTGGCAGTACCGTGGTGGGGATGGAGTTGTTGTCCCGGGAGTAGCGGATGCGGTACTGGAGCGGGAAATACTCCGGGAATGGCCAGGATGATGGAGGGCtccactccagcagcagcttctggggctccccagggatgggggagaCCCGCAAGGCCTCGGGGGGGTCCGGCTTTACTGGGGAGACAAGGAATGAGAGAattccaggatggtttgggtgggagggGACCTTGAGGATCATCTCATCCcaccagggacaccttccactgtcccaagctgctccaagccccatccagcctggccttgagcacttccagggatccaggggcaccacagctgctctgggaatccattccagggcctcaccaccctcacagggaagaattttttccaatATCCCACCAAAATCCTCCTTTAGATTAAAACCAACCCTCTTGTCCCACCGCTGCATGGAAAAAGTCactttccttcatttttagACGAAGAGGGGATGCCGTGGCTGCGGGATCCAGCATGGGATTGCTGGGGACAGGGCCCTCATGTCCCCACTGTGAGCTGTGCAACTGAGCCCCAGCAAATCGTTGCACTGGTGATCCCACATCCCAagcagggatcctgcagggGACCGCGGTGTCCCCCATCCCGCAGCACTCACTGATGTTCTCCAGGAGGAAGGGCAGGGCTCCGGAGGCAGCTCCCAGCGGGTTCCGGGCAGTCACGTTGAGCTCGTAGGGAGTGAGGGAAAACACCTGCAGGTCCCCGAAGGAGCAGCTCCGCGGGCCCGTGAGGGTGCACTCACCTGTGTCTGTGCCgtgcctggggacacagggacagctgccaagggctgggtgACACGGGGAGAGGCTTTGGGGACCCCCACTGACCTGTAGGTGGCCACGAAGTCGGTGTCCAGCCGGGGGTCGGGGCTCAGCCCCCAGGAGCAGTTCACAGCCTGGGGGTAGCTGGTGGCCCAGCACTCGATGGCCGGTGGCGGGGGCGGGtctgggacaggggacaggggacaggggtcaCCCCACTGCCAGCACCCTCGGGGACCCCCGGACAGCGGTGTcacggcagggctgggggacactcacagcccagctgcaggcagatgGTGGCCCAGGTCTCGCCGGTGACGGGGTGGTGGCAGCTGTAGTGGCCCTCGTGGGCCAGGCTGGCGTTGGGCAGAGCCAGCCCCGGGGCCGGGAACGTGCCCAGGACGGTGCCCCCCTGGCGCCACTCAGCCGCGCCCCCCGGGCACGGCAGCAGCACCTCGGTGCCCAGGGAGCCGTgctgaggggtgcagggacctggggacacatggggacacggaggggcaGGGGCACTGCAACAGGAAGGGTCTTGGCCTCCCTGGGTCCCTCaatgccattcccagtgtccccagaccCCCACCTCTGCCTCTGGTCACCCCATGTCCCCAGACCCCCAGGCATCATCAATCCCTCCATGCCCATCTTCTGtaccccagtgtccccagtccctccagTGTCCCCACACTTCTCTCTCTAGAGACACTGTcattgtcccctgtccccagtcccctccatccctgctccctccatCTCCAGCCTGCCCAGTCCTGCTGTATCCaggatccccaaatccccccagcctccatcccagtccccccagtcccccaTACCtctgtccccgttgtccccatccccagtgcTCCCTGCCGTGCCGTTGTAGGGAACAGTGCAGGCGGGTGCCACCAAGGCCACGACCCAAAGCCACCTCATGCCAGGAGACTCAGTGGGGCTGCCCAGGCAcctgtggggacaggcaggATGGTCCAaccccagcactggggacagcacagaCACATGTCCCCAGGGACATCACCCTGGAGCCACCCCACActgctgtgcctcagtttcccccccccccccggccctGCCACACACTCTGCAGAGGGATAGGTTCCAAAGGTGTCAGTCCCTAAGGGGTCAGCCAGGAAAGAGAGGGGGTGAAAATTTCCACTGTTCCTACGGTTTCCCAGGGGGACCTGCAGCCACCCCTGCAGTCCCACACCTGGAATCAGGGGTTTGTATCCCTCGGGTGGGTCCCCACCTCCATCCAGGGCAGGACTGTCCCTCACAGAGACCCCCAAAGCCTGGCCTGGGGGCCGAGCTGAGCTCTCTgctgtcccccagcccagcaccacaGGGACAGGTCCTGCCCTTGTCACCTCCCTCCACCGCTATGGGCTAGCTCAGCCCCAGAGGGGACACgctctgctttccctggatttggggctgcCCCAAACCCGGCGCTGTGGGGTCACCCCAGACCTCCAacaccccctgctctgcccccaaACGCTCACCGCAGCAGGGCCAGCTGGGACCGCAGTGTCCCCGCCGGATCCCGGCGCTTCCCAGCCCATTTCCTCGCAGGAAGGGCCGTTCCCGTGGGGACGGAGCCGCTTCCCAGCGTGCTGCCAGACCCGCGCCCTTGGGAAAGGGATTCCAGCCCTGGCCAACAGGGTTCCCACCTCTCCCCTGCCACCACTCCCTTCCTTCACGGTCACCTTTCGCCTCAAGGGACGGCAGGGCTGGAGATGGTGGCACCgatcccctgctgtccccccaggtccccccagcccctcgtGCCCACCCCGGTGCCCCCAGAGAGGAGCCACCCCATTAGTGTGACTATAAACAACTTtattgctgctgtgctgggggtgGGCTGGGTGCTGGGACAAGCAAAGTGACACACAGGGTGCTGTGACAGACCTGTCCCCCCATCCCCGTGCCACCCGTGCTGGCAGGGGCTCatctgccctgctcctgcagccgcTGCATCCTCAGGATCTGGCACAGGAGTCTCTGCACGTCCTCGTCCATGTGGCCCTGGGGTGGAGGGGACATTGGTGGGCACATTGGagtggggacatcagggagGCTCTGTGCGTGTCCCTGAGCTGGCACCTGGCTCAGCCCCTCCGTTGCCTCCTGTGGATGGCTCAGcccccaccccagtgtccccagctgtccccagccctgtccccagctgacCTGCACGGCATAGAGCAGGTGGCTCCGGTACAGCGTCACCACCTTGCTGTGCCTCGCCTCTgtctcctgcagcacagggagggggtttggccacagggctgggggctcgggggagccccaaacccagcaggtGACCCACCTCCAGCTTCTCCTCCAGCGCCCGGATCCGCGCCTGGAGCGCGGCCATGTTGGGCGGGGACTGTGGGGGTCCCCCCGACTCGGGGAGGGCATTCAGAGCTTCCTTCAGCCTGAAAACCTCCTTGGAGAGCTCCGTGATCTGCACAGGCCACAGGGGTTACAGGTtacccacagaagctgtggctgccccatccctggcagtgtccgaggccaggctggatggggcttggagcaccctgggatggtggcaggtgtccttgcccatggcagggggtgcaatgggatgacctttaaaggtccctcccaacccaaattCAGTGACTCCACGTGTGTGGCTCCAAGgccaccatttccctcatgaTTCCCTGTCCCCTaccttcctgtccctgtccctgaccaGCCGTGCCGCATCCTCGGCGTGGCCGTGGAGCTCCCGCAGCCGCCGCGCCTCGTCCTgggcctgctccagctgcttctgCGCGGCGCCCAGCCTGTCCTCGGCCGCCTGCCGCTCGCTCTTCATGAACAGCGCCTGCCGCTGCACGCGGAACACCTCCTCGCACGTCTTCTCGTGCcgccgctccagctcctgcagccgctgcgccagcgccgccgcctccgcccgcAGCCCGGCCTCGGCTGCCTCGTGCTGCGCCCGCGGCACGGCCGccgccagctctgcctgcagccggGCGGCCTCACGGGCCTTGGCGTCGGCCGCGGCCTCCAGCTGCGCCATGCGCTCCCGCAGGCCCCGCGCCTGCTCCTGCAGCGCCGCCGTGGCGCGGGCGTGCTCGTCCCGGGGCACCCAGCCCTCAGCCTGCGCCCGCTGCAGCCATGCCGGGGCCTCCTTCTCGTGCTCccgcagccgctcccgcagcgcgCCCAGCTCGGCCTCCCGGCGCGCCAGCGTGGCCCggagctctgccagctgtgcctcggcctccgcctgctGCCGCGCCGGTTCCGGAGCTCTCGGCCTCACCTCCAGCTCCCGCCGCAGCGCCTCAGCCTCGGCCTCGGCACGCCCGCAGCGCTCCAGCAGGGATTCCTTCTCCCGCAACGCCACTTCAACAGAGGCTCCCGGCGA includes the following:
- the EBI3 gene encoding interleukin-27 subunit beta; translation: MRWLWVVALVAPACTVPYNGTAGSTGDGDNGDRGPCTPQHGSLGTEVLLPCPGGAAEWRQGGTVLGTFPAPGLALPNASLAHEGHYSCHHPVTGETWATICLQLGYPPPPPAIECWATSYPQAVNCSWGLSPDPRLDTDFVATYRHGTDTGECTLTGPRSCSFGDLQVFSLTPYELNVTARNPLGAASGALPFLLENIIKPDPPEALRVSPIPGEPQKLLLEWSPPSSWPFPEYFPLQYRIRYSRDNNSIPTTVGPYELTSHTLTGLEPGSLHHVQVAAKDITDCGEFSAWSPPASGTPWVGL